One region of Drosophila kikkawai strain 14028-0561.14 chromosome 2R, DkikHiC1v2, whole genome shotgun sequence genomic DNA includes:
- the tea gene encoding protein telomere ends associated isoform X4 — MSPPPKKPKMEDNRCSQKPVSFEQFKKIIENLPDICFNVQRDGVAGKGGKTLDECALWYYESFYKDPEVRKKYPYKLRACPMNIRTKLLSMPEPGPVGEPHQAAEGVLVKVARMGTFTFPVTFFAFRSSVNTEEVLRLTGIAKEERKTMLGNEKQCEVVLKKFYHSFYMFPDRQSTAFFKDDISLPFKQQLLKHGEPYDELAKNSVEKHATGNKRKSVVSYKVFAKYLENMHDIVWQLKMHEKRYIPLDFDKCTYALYLEFYLKPEIRESYTFKWRPCNLTTHKHLLSIPNKEYAQELRRTLPVQMPDFPKEEESTDVADADTPVQARDESISAVDVLRKSLKKPSRMPEPELKVKDEVIELSDDSEAATPPVLQQMKTLDQAVKEVSSPKKGQPSAADVLRKLTEKNNNSLETPTRINQSELEVEDEVVDIDVHSQAAYTMEKTPVLQGVKNVSPPKKGQPSAADVLRKLTEKNNNSLETPTRINQSELEVEDEVVDIDVHSQAAYTMEKTPVLRGVKNVSPPKKGQPSAADVLRKLTEENNNSLETPTRMHQAELEVEDEVVDIDVHSQAAYTMEKTPVLRGVKNVSPPKKGQPSATDVLRKLTEKNNNSLETPTRMHQAELEVEDEIIVDDMQNTPILHTDVEVNIGSHGRFMFPVSFETFRGCINYDEIIRPILKLKIKDKSQLANLILHPRNPICEKIFRRYYRSFYIFPDYRLKFEYRFSCPDKRVLKKLTEYAKPLNESAQKTMNQDKTMDQEVTNVAPAEQRKHNPAEEPETATVSAQKDNREVESIKDKEISEKAKKLSKLPVPFSVFKRYLRNIDEITQQMKLCDEYKEKSDTECAEEYYKEFYTSPEMRNKFEYKLRPCPAKMRDTLLAYAQQPKPEHSSSQGSDCVCLDDVPQTSTKEDTPSEELKNDPVKKSKAKESHENHVSFTLFKRYLSNLPEIVQQMLLCDDQRGKSEKECARDYYNAFYTSQEMRDRYPYKLKPCPGQMKNKLLSFPKKAHQIEEVSPEKQSEPCASICSSSDKFADNIIVTETNEVEVDSGEIPVETPNNFQQTEAILKQKSRKTSSNARRQKTFPNGASFEFPVSIDTFKRHINCDEIIKSLRVAYGQNETDQRDRDKELFHQFYCSFYVQKEVRQRHSYKFQNTDEELLEKLEEYAVPLNDMARQTISSVEAQGKENEKSGMAPPAPKDETLITISGIAYRFPVSFKTFQKYINYEDLKVGLANGLAKKKKSPEQVAEILGDEGSCLRLLRRYYLSFYTLANIRNKLEYNFNAAPLELSDKLLEWAKPINETTVPTGSVPQTKQGVPSAHSTPNLDAIREAELVNKIKNNIVTYRPHDLRKYISSRVASPTKQAALERDIVGSIQMEIPELVEQQPTSDKNIEAKTTSEKNIGGKTTSGKNIEAKTTSEKNIGAKTTSGKNIEGKTTSEKEKATSEKNMEAKKSSEKNIEGKKTSEKNIGVKATSEKNIGVKTTSEKNIGAKTASEKNIKEKTISEKNIEAKTTSEKNIEAKTTSGKNIEGKTTSEKTIKEKATTEKNIEAKTTSEKNIGAKTASEKTIIEKAISEKNIEANSTKKSESSSEITRPVSSNNKKVTKQPEENQNKENAKSQDGTGTSDSTAAKTQSMLEEAKKQFFAESSKDHKMAYLICTSQGLKRSIWRILYQLTLEEFKTYTSIHNGEDFYRKDEDLHPYYEHVVDKGNWPLNLYVRLPLLRQLLHSKGVHLGRLDLGQLSPKMIHWVEAEHTDFDKIVEMQFKERTGEEIDSVEQWFQEREDFYEACWLRDHWIYKVPQITNDDLQDESYVRDLPLPDFNGIVIKSLATAKSGDESSQTEILSISSSPDMVPDSQSCPSTQLSNTSNFVDIGSVDMQSQVPDTPLDPLASQTETLASQTETLASQTETLASQTETLASQTETLASQTETLASVKQEPINFLNNMRGICDTNGCEWENIGLEEQIINLDSSQEEGSSLSCFAIPKPSETISSFQSLDSLLTATMFEDENSIEEEESQPKTSNNIQNLPEQPVEPAVKPEPSSTVAETNVIQPQVQPADNRKKKLPASNEVPSKRVRLMNDKVPQLRHEFRPLPLNACVRIETEIVGTNETTPTEQPHINPTPQPEVVPNTITPSQEFAQDNTLLASSQLAPLLDTVPPGVTVRKVNQKDQVGKNLSKVQKPTLRQTAIFRKLERFYFFASLTVQQIIQYRIEGHLQGATYQSAMLKIDGKCSLVRGPLLKILFPHLSPQLRSDLQQVLADMPEFVYSCRWRRVQKDPTEDLRKRVLFTFMDMAPEFGQFRLLFDTDSREWATCSEIGRWHAAERAETRPTDFEKVISPGILEKMREYKALMS; from the exons ATGGGTACGTTCACCTTTCCCGTCACATTTTTTGCCTTCAGGAGCTCTGTCAACACAGAGGAGGTGCTCCGTTTAACAGGCATTGCAAAGGAGGAACGGAAGACAATGCTGGGCAATGAAAAGCAATGTGAAGtcgttttaaaaaaattctaccACTCGTTCTACATGTTCCCCGATCGGCAGTCTACCGCCTTTTTTAAGGACGACATATCCTTGCCGTTTAAACAGCAGCTCCTCAAGCATGGCGAGCCCTATGATGAATTGGCCAAGAATTCTGTTGAGAAACATGCCACAGGGAATAAGAG AAAATCCGTCGTCAGCTATAAGGTGTTTGCGAAATACTTGGAGAATATGCACGACATAGTGTGGCAGCTTAAGATGCACGAAAAGCGGTACATACCCTTGGACTTTGATAAATGCACCTATGCCTTGTATCTTGAATTCTATCTCAAGCCGGAGATCCGCGAAAGTTACACGTTCAAGTGGCGACCGTGTAACCTGACCACGCATAAGCACCTGCTAAGCATCCCCAATAAGGAGTATGCCCAGGAGCTGAGGAGAACTTTACCTGTGCAAATGCCTGACTTTCCGAAAGAGGAAGAATCTACCGACGTAGCAGACGCCGATACACCTGTGCAGGCGAGAGATGAGTCAATATCTGCAGTAGATGTTCTAAGAAAGTCGCTCAAAAAGCCAAGTAGGATGCCTGAGCCTGAATTGAAGGTCAAAGACGAGGTGATAGAGTTAAGTGACGACTCAGAAGCAGCAACACCACCCGTTCTACAACAGATGAAGACCTTAGACCAAGCTGTGAAGGAGGTTTCATCACCAAAAAAAgg CCAACCATCAGCAGCAGATGTTCTGAGGAAGTTaaccgaaaaaaataataatagcttAGAAACACCAACAAGGATAAACCAGTCAGAATTGGAGGTCGAAGATGAGGTCGTAGATATTGATGTCCATTCACAAGCAGCATATACTATGGAAAAAACACCCGTTCTACAAGGTGTGAAGAACGTTTCCCCACCAAAAAAAgg CCAACCATCAGCAGCAGATGTTCTGAGGAAGTTaaccgaaaaaaataataatagcttAGAAACACCAACAAGGATAAACCAGTCAGAATTGGAGGTCGAAGATGAGGTCGTAGATATTGATGTCCATTCACAAGCAGCATATACTATGGAAAAAACACCCGTTCTACGAGGTGTGAAGAACGTTTCCCCACCAAAAAAAgg CCAACCATCAGCAGCAGATGTTCTGAGAAAGTTAAccgaagaaaataataatagcttAGAAACACCAACAAGGATGCACCAGGCAGAATTGGAGGTCGAAGATGAGGTCGTAGATATTGATGTCCACTCACAAGCAGCATATACTATGGAAAAAACACCCGTTCTACGAGGTGTGAAGAACGTTTCCCCACCAAAAAAAGG CCAACCATCAGCAACAGATGTTCTGAGGAAGTTaaccgaaaaaaataataatagcttAGAAACACCAACAAGGATGCACCAGGCAGAATTGGAGGTCGAAGACGAGATTATAGTTGATGATATGCAAAACACACCCATCCTTCACACAGATGTGGAAGTTAATATTGGAAG CCACGGTCGGTTCATGTTTCCCGTGTCCTTTGAAACCTTCCGAGGGTGCATCAACTATGATGAGATTATTCGACCAATACTCAAGCTGAAAATTAAGGATAAATCCCAGCTAGCGAACTTAATTCTTCATCCCCGGAATCCAATCTGCGAAAAGATCTTCCGTCGCTATTATCGttccttttatattttccccGATTATCGGCTGAAGTTTGAATATCGATTTTCCTGCCCAGATAAGCGGGTCTTGAAAAAACTCACTGAATATGCCAAACCGCTCAATGAGAGTGCCCAAAAGACCATGAACCAGGACAAAACTATGGATCAAGAGGTGACAAATGTGGCTCCTGCTGAACAAAGAAAGCACAACCCAGCCGAAGAGCCCGAGACTGCCACAGTTTCAGCTCAGAAAGACAATCGGGAAGTTGAAAGCATTAAGGACAAAGAAATAAGcgaaaaagctaaaaaattgTCCAAGCTCCCTGTGCCCTTTAGCGTTTTCAAGCGCTATCTAAGAAACATTGACGAAATTACTCAGCAAATGAAGCTGTGCGACGAGTACAAGGAGAAATCTGATACGGAGTGCGCCGAAGAATACTACAAGGAATTTTATACGTCGCCAGAAATGCGTAACAAGTTTGAATATAAACTAAGGCCATGTCCCGCCAAGATGCGTGATACGCTCCTTGCTTATGCACAGCAACCAAAGCCGGAACATTCTTCTTCGCAGGGGTCAGATTGCGTTTGCTTGGATGATGTTCCGCAAACATCAACTAAAGAAGATACTCCCTCGGAGGAATTAAAAAATGATCCGGTAAAGAAGAGCAAGGCAAAGGAATCCCACGAAAATCATGTCTCATTTACACTTTTTAAACGTTATTTGAGCAATCTCCCAGAAATAGTCCAGCAAATGCTCCTTTGCGATGACCAAAGAGGGAAATCAGAGAAAGAATGTGCCCGGGATTACTATAACGCATTTTATACTTCGCAAGAAATGCGGGATAGGTATCCATACAAACTAAAGCCATGTcctggccaaatgaaaaacaagTTGCTCAGTTTTCCGAAAAAAGCCCATCAAATAGAGGAGGTTTCACCCGAAAAACAATCTGAACCATGTGCTTCCATTTGTAGTAGTTCCGACAAATTCGCAGATAACATTATTGTAACTGAAACGAATGAAGTGGAAGTGGATTCAGGGGAAATTCCAGTTGAAACACCCAATAATTTCCAACAAACAGAAGCGATCCTCAAACAGAAATCCag aaaaacatCGTCAAATGCTCGCAGACAAAAGACCTTCCCAAA TGGCGCTTCCTTTGAATTCCCCGTGTCCATTGATACCTTCAAGCGGCACATCAACTGCGATGAGATTATCAAATCGTTGCGAGTGGCGTATGGCCAAAATGAGACTGACCAGAGAGACCGAGACAAAGAGTTATTTCATCAATTCTATTGCTCTTTTTACGTTCAAAAGGAGGTTCGCCAACGCCATtcgtataaatttcaaaatacaGATGAAGAGCTACTTGAGAAATTGGAAGAATATGCTGTGCCTCTGAACGATATGGCGAGGCAAACAATCTCGTCCGTTGAAGCGCAGGGCAAAGAAAACGAGAAGTCAGGAATGGCGCCACCTGCTCCGAAGGATGAAACTCTGATTACCATCTCGGGCATCGCGTACCGTTTTCCAGTGTCCTTTAAAACATTTCAGAAGTACATTAACTATGAAGATCTCAAGGTTGGTCTAGCCAATGGTCTAGCTAAGAAGAAAAAGAGCCCAGAGCAAGTGGCGGAGATTCTGGGGGACGAAGGCAGTTGCCTGCGCCTATTACGGCGCTATTATCTCTCATTTTACACCTTAGCGAATATTAGGAATAAGCTGGAATATAACTTCAATGCTGCGCCACTGGAACTTTCCGATAAATTACTCGAGTGGGCAAAGCCCATTAACGAGACCACTGTGCCAACAGGGTCTGTGCCTCAGACCAAACAAGGAGTTCCTAGTGCTCATTCTACTCCGAATCTAGATGCCATCAGGGAAGCGGAACTAGTAaa caagataaaaaacaatattgtCACTTACAGGCCTCACGATTTACGCAAATATATATCTTCCCGTGTCGCGTCACCAACGAAACAAGCTGCTCTGGAACGAGATATTGTTGGTTCTATCCAAATGGAAATACCAGAATTAGTTGAACAACAACCAACTAGCGACAAGAATATAGAAGCCAAGACAACTAGCGAGAAGAATATTGGAGGCAAGACAACCAGCGGGAAGAATATAGAAGCTAAGACAACTAGCGAGAAGAATATTGGAGCCAAGACAACCAGCGGGAAGAATATAGAAGGCAAAACAACTAGCGAGAAAGAAAAAGCAACTAGCGAGAAGAATATGGAAGCGAAGAAATCTAGCGAGAAGAATATAGAAGGCAAGAAAACTAGCGAGAAGAATATTGGAGTCAAGGCAACTAGCGAGAAGAATATTGGAGTCAAGACAACTAGCGAGAAGAATATTGGAGCCAAGACTGCTAGCGAGAAGAacataaaagaaaagacaattAGCGAGAAAAATATAGAAGCCAAGACTACTAGCGAGAAGAATATCGAAGCCAAAACAACCAGCGGAAAGAATATAGAAGGCAAAACAACAAGCGAGAAGACCATAAAAGAAAAAGCAACTACCGAGAAGAATATAGAAGCGAAGACAACTAGCGAGAAGAATATTGGAGCCAAGACTGCTAGCGAGAAGACCATAATAGAAAAAGCAATTAGCGAGAAGAATATAGAAGCCAATTCTACAAAGAAATCAGAGAGTTCATCAGAGATTACGAGACCcgtcagcagcaacaacaaaaaagtgacAAAGCAACCCGAAGAAAACCAGAAtaaagaaaatgcaaaaagcCAGGATGGAACAGGAACCAGCGATTCTACAGCAGCAAAAACCCAAAGTATGTTGGAGGAAGCaaagaaacaattttttgccGAAAGCAGTAAG GATCACAAAATGGCTTACTTGATCTGCACGAGCCAAGGTCTGAAGAGGTCGATTTGGCGGATATTGTACCAACTAACCTTGGAGGAATTCAAGACCTACACAAGCATTCACAACGGCGAGGACTTTTACAGGAAAGATGAGGACCTACATCCATACTACGAGCATGTGGTAGACAAGGGAAACTGGCCCTTAAATCTGTACGTTAGGCTGCCCCTTCTGAGGCAGCTACTCCACAGCAAGGGCGTGCATCTAGGCAGGCTGGACCTTGGCCAGCTGTCGCCAAAGATGATCCACTGGGTAGAGGCTGAGCACACCGATTTCGATAAGATCGTTGAAATGCAGTTCAAAGAACGAACGGGCGAGGAAATCGATAGTGTCGAGCAGTGGTTTCAGGAGCGTGAAGATTTCTATGAAGCCTGCTGGCTCCGCGATCACTGGATTTACAAAGTGCCTCAAATAACGAACGATGATCTGCAGGACGAGAGTTATGTTAGGGACCTTCCCTTGCCCGATTTCAATGGAATTGTAATAA AATCCCTCGCTACTGCAAAAAGCGGAGATGAAAGTAGCCAGACTGAGATTTTATCCATATCCTCAAGCCCTGACATGGTGCCAG ATAGTCAGAGCTGTCCTTCTACTCAGCTCAGCAACACCTCGAACTTTGTGGACATTGGCAGCGTGGATATGCAATCCCAAGTGCCCGACACTCCACTCGATCCGTTGGCTTCGCAAACTGAGACGTTGGCTTCGCAAACTGAGACGTTGGCTTCGCAAACTGAGACGTTGGCTTCGCAAACTGAGACGTTGGCTTCGCAAACTGAGACGTTGGCTTCGCAAACTGAGACATTGGCTTCTGTTAAGCAGGAACCTATAAATTTCCTCAACAACATGCGTGGCATCTGCGACACGAATGGCTGCGAATGGGAGAACATTGGGTTGGAGGAGCAAATCATAAACCTAGATTCCAGTCAAGAGGAAGGTTCTAGCTTGTCCTGTTTTGCCATTCCAAAGCCTTCAGAAACGATATCGTCATTCCAGTCGTTGGACTCTCTACTCACGGCCACGATGTTTGAGGACGAAAACTCTATTGAGGAAGAGGAATCTCAGCCAAAGACAAGCAATAACATTCAGAACTTGCCAGAGCAGCCTGTAGAGCCAGCTGTAAAGCCTGAACCTAGTTCAACAGTCGCTGAGACCAATGTGATTCAGCCGCAGGTGCAACCCGCAGATAACCGCAAAAAGAAGCTGCCGGCCAGCAATGAGGTGCCCAGTAAGCGAGTCCGCTTGATGAACGACAAGGTGCCGCAGCTGAGACACGAGTTTCGGCCGTTGCCCCTGAATGCCTGCGTTCGTATTGAGACCGAAATCGTGGGGACAAATGAAACAACTCCTACGGAACAACCTCATATTAACCCAACCCCGCAGCCAGAGGTAGTACCCAACACGATTACTCCATCGCAGGAATTTGCCCAGGACAACACACTATTGGCGTCTTCACAGCTGGCGCCCCTCCTAGATACGGTACCGCCTGGCGTTACCGTTCGAAAGGTAAACCAAAAAGACCAAGTTGGTAAGAATTTAAGCAAGGTTCAGAAGCCTACACTCCGGCAGACAGCTATATTCCGTAAGCTggagcgtttttattttttcgcctCCTTGACGGTCCAACAAATAATCCAGTACAGAATCGAGGGGCACCTTCAAGGGGCGACTTATCAGAGTGCCATGCTCAAGATCGACGGGAAGTGCTCCCTAGTGCGGGGTCCCCTTCTAAAAATACTCTTTCCCCACCTTTCACCCCAGCTGCGTTCCGATTTGCAGCAAGTGCTGGCCGACATGCCGGAGTTCGTCTACAGCTGTCGCTGGCGCCGGGTGCAGAAGGATCCCACCGAAGATCTCCGAAAAAGGGTCCTATTCACGTTCATGGACATGGCTCCAGAGTTTGGGCAATTTCGCTTACTGTTTGATACGGATTCGAGAGAGTGGGCAACCTGCAGCGAAATCGGCAGGTGGCATGCCGCGGAGAGGGCTGAGACGCGTCCAACTGACTTTGAGAAGGTCATCAGCCCAGGCATCCTAGAGAAAATGAGGGAATATAAAGCTCTAATGTCTTAA